ATTGTGATGGTCCCGAACCTACCCGTGAAGCCATCAGATACGACGAAAGAGTTCACAGACGTAAGTCCGTCAACTTTTACTTTGTGTaaatagttttaatttatgTAGATAACTTCATCCGTCCTGTATTACAGAAATGGACGACGCAAAGAGGAGGGCACTGATAAAATCACAGGCCGCCAAGCAAAAGGAGACGGGCGAGGTTGTGGTTCCTAAGGGGACGGTGTCGTCGGCGAAGAGGAAGCAGCCGTCCAAGTCTGACCGTCCACATAAGCAGCAGAAGGTCCCTTTGGAACCCGTCGTAGGGATGATGGCTGAGGGTGCgaagaccgtcaccccagcaAAACAAGGGTCTGGCAAGGGCTTAATGAAGGCCCCGTCCACCAGCCAGGAGAAGCCTCCTCCTCTTCTCCGTGACGACTCCAAATTTGCCTTGGAGAGACTTTCGTCAATAATTTCCTCGGAGGATTACGAGGACCAGGGCAATCATTCGACGGAGGCAATGGGGGAGACGGGTCTGTTTGCCGTTGCACAGGTAACTTTATCCGTCGGTTTGAGTCCGTCAACTTTTCTTAGCTTTCTTTTTAACACCTTTTTAACTTGTTTATTTCAATCCTTGGTTATGATGAAGGGCCTAATGGACCGGTGCCTAAACCGTGAGGCAACTCTAGAACGTGTACGGGCAAAGGTAGAGCAGACGGAGGACGAACTCGGTCAACTTCATAAGTGGAAATCTACAATGGAGAAGAAGTTTGACCTGTCAGAGCAGGCGAGAAAAGAGCTTGAACAGAGGACGGAGGAAGCTGGGAAGGCCTTGGAAGTCCAGGACTTGAAGGAAAAGCTCTGTCAAGCCAAGGAGGTTGCGGTCCGTGAATACCTAGACTCCGACACTTTGTTGAGAGAGCTGGGGGGATCGTTCCTTCAAGGCTTCAATGATGCACTCCGTTAACTTAAGAAAGCCTACCCTGAACTGGACGTCTTAATGATAAATGTCAACGATCAAGATCAGACGTCTGCTTTGCCCGTCGCTTCAAAGAATACAGACAACCTCTTTGGTGATGATGCGGTTCAGGGTGACGGAGAATCAGCCCCTTCGAAGGATGTCCAAGATGCTGACCCAAAAAAGTAGATTGATATTACCTATctcttttgtattttattttgagaacaatccgtcatttatttttgtattaaacAGTTGCCCCCTGGGCTTTTTATCTGTTATTAatgctttattctatttttatgctttctaaaattgtttgaaaatttcttaaatATCCGTCCTCCTCATGAATGGGAGATTAAGAAAATACTTGTCTATCCGAGAGTATTTATAGCCAACGCTcaatccgtccactttgtggagtAATTGAATTTCAGTATAGATTGATCCGTCCACTCTCTGGACTTAAAAATCTTCACCCTTGGGTGATCCGTCCTCCTTTAGGACAAGTATGTCATCCTTTGGGTGGCCCGTCCACATTTTGGACTATGTCGTTTCACCGTTTTGGTGGTCTGTCCATTTTGTGGTCTAAATTATTTCACCTtcttggtgatccgtccactttgtgggcgACTATTTCACCCTTTAGGTGATCCGTCCGTTTTGTGGACTTGTAAATTAGTTCACTGTTCTGGTgatccatccactttgtggacagtTATTTCACCctttggatgatccgtccattcTGTGGACTTGTAAATTATTACACcgttttggtgatccgtccactttgtggacagtTTTTTCACCATTTCggtgatctgtccactttgtggacagttatttcaccctttgggtgatccgtccactttgtggacttctAAATTAGTTCATTGTCTTGGTGATCCGTCCTCCTTGTGGACAGTTTTTTCATCATCTTAGTGATCCGTctactttgtggactttgttgCCTGTATAGTATATCCATTCGTAATAAACATCCAtgtggaaaataaaagttgtgtctgaatattcttctttaaagaaaatgcGTTTGTAGAAAAAgtacctgcccccttgggcttaaaaaggcacaaaaagattgtagcaaaagtgaaagaaaaactAGTAAATTGTAGCTAAaagaatagaataaaataaacttgGAAATCGCCGGTTCCCCATATTTtctctactggtagtatttccgaAGATGCTCTGTGTTCCAAGGGTGCTACAGCTTTTGTCCATCCATCGTCTCAAGGTGGTAGGTGCCCTTCCTTTGCCATGACGCgatcctgtagggtccttcccagttggggccgagttttccttgTGAAGGATCTCTAGCGGCACCCATTACTTTCTGTAGTACAAGGTCCCCGACCTGGAAGTCCTTGTGCCTCACTTTGTTGTTGTAGTGTTTCGCCATGAGATCCTGGTAGCGCGCCAACCTCTGTTCTGCTGCCGCTCTGACTTCATCCACTAGATCGAGCTGGAGGCGCATAGTctctttgttcttatcttcgTCGTAGCTCTCCACCCGGTAGCTCGTGAGACCCACTTCTGCGGGAATGACAGCTTCGGTTCCATATGCAAGTCGAAACGGTGTTTCTCCAGTGGGAGTTCTTGCTGTGGTTCTGTATGCCCATAGGACGCTTGGTAGTTCGTCCAGCCAGATGCCCTTTGCCTCCTCAAGACGGGTCTTGATTATTTTGAGTAGGGACCGGTTTGTGACCTCAACTTACCCGTTCGCCTGTGGGTGTGCAGGTgacgagtagtgattcttgattcCTAGCTCTGAGCAGAAGTCTCTGAATGCGCTGTTGTTAAATTGCTTATCGTTGTTAGAGACCAGTACCCTGGGTATCCCGTACCTGCATACGATATTTCTCCAGACAAAACTCCGGATGTTTTTCTCCGTGATTGTGGCTAAAGCTTCCGCCTcgacccacttagtgaagtagtctatgccGACGACCAAGAATTTCAGCTGTCGGATAGCCGTCGAGAATGGGCCCATGATATcaagtccccattgtgcgaacggccaggGTGCCGTCATAGGTGTTAGTTCTTCGGACGGCTGCCTGATGagattgctgaacctttggcatttgtcgcaagATTGGACATAGGCTTGCGCATCCTTCATCATTGTAGGCCAGTAGTATCCTGCTCGGATCAATTTGTGTACCGGTGATCGTGCGCCCGAGTGGTTCCCGCAGATACCCTCGTGTACTTCTCTCATCACGTAATCTGATTCCTCTTGGCACAAACACCTCAGGTACGGTCGAGAGAAACCCCTTTTATATAGGACGTCCTTTATCAGCACGAACCGTGATGCCTGGACCTTCAGCTTTCTTGCGACGCCCTTTTTCTCTAGTAACACCCCAGGCTTTAGGTAGGAGATCAATGGCGTGGTCCAGTTTTATTCAGAGTTTACTACCTGCATATTTGTTCCGTCATCAATAAGTGAGGATATTTGGACGAATGATAATACCTGTTCGGGAACCAGCATGAATTCGGCTGATGCGGCTTTTGCTAGGTGGTCAGCCCATTTGTTCTCTTCTCTTGGGATCTGAATGAATTCGACTTCGAGGCTGTTGGTTCGGTACTTCACTTCTTCTAAATACCTCTTCATTCTATCGTTCTTGCATTCGTAGTCGCCATTGATCTGACTCGTTACCATTTGTGAATCGTAGTAGGCAATTATGTTTTCTGCTCCCGCGGCTTTTGCAAGGTCTAGTCTTGCGATCAAGGCTTCATACTCTGCCTCGTTGTTGGTTGTTGGGAAATCCAGTCGGATCATGCATTGTATCGTGTCCCCCAGCGGAGTTTGGATCACTATTCCGGCTCCTCCGGCTCGTCTGTTTGAGGATCCGTCTGTGTAGATACTCCACTGTTCCTTCTCTTCTACCAACTGGTCCTCCCCGAGTGTGAACTCAGCGATGAAGTCAGCTACTGCCTGCCCTTTTATGGCCGTCCGCGGGCAGTACTGGATGTCGAATTCGCTTAGCTCTATTGCCCACAAGGCCATTATTCCTGCTGCTTCTGGGTTATTCATGGCTTTTCTTAGTGGCTTGTTCGTTAAGACAATGATTGTATGCACCTGGAAGTATGGCTTAAGTCTCCGCGCAGCGATTACTAACGCGAAAGCCAACTTCTCCATCTGAGGGTACCTCTCTTCTGCTCCATGAAGTGCACGGCTGGTAAAGTAGACGGGTTTCTGTATCCCGTCCTCTTCCCTCACCAAGACCGCGCTTACTGCGGCATGTGAGACTGCCAAATAAAGGTAGAGTTCCTCGCCTTGTACGGACGGACTGAGTAGTGGTGTAGACGAGAGATACGTCTTTAAGTCGTTGAAGGCCATTTGGCATTCATCCGTCCACTCAAATGACTTTCTCAGAGTGCAGAAGAATGGCAAACACCTGTCCGTCGCCCTTGAGACAAACCTGTTTAGAGCTGCGATCTTTCCATTTAGATTTTGGACCTCCTTGACCGTCCTTGGTGCTTCCAACTCCATTATGGCCTGCACCTTCTCCGAGTTGAcctctattcctctttgggatACCATGTAACCCAAGAATTTTCCCGCCGTTACTCCGAATGCACACTTGTtcggattcagcttcatgttgAACGATCGAAGTGTATCGAATGTTTCTCTGAGGTCGTCTAGGTGATCCTCTTCGTGCATGCTTTTAACCAACATGTCGTCAACATAAACCTAAACGTTCCTGCCGATCTGAtgtgcaaacatcttgttcattagcctttggtatgttgctcTAGCATTTTTgaatccaaaaggcatcaccttgtagcaaAATAATCCCTGGCTTGTGACAAAAGAGGTCTTCTCCTGATCAGATTTGTCCATCCTGATTTGGTTGTAGCCAAAGAAAGCGTCCGTGAAGCTTAGGAGCTGGTGTCTTGCAGTCGAATCCACGAGGGTATCTATCCGTGGGAGCAAGTAGCTGTCTTTGGGGTAAGCCTTGCTgaggtctgtgaagtctacgcacatctTCCAACTTATGTTGGCCTTTTTAACCATAACGACATTCGTCAGccagtcgggatagtatacttcccgGATGAAACCCGCCTCCAGTAACTTCCGAACTTCCTCGGCTATGGCCTTATCCCGCTCCTGGGCAAAGACTCGTTTCTTTTGCCGGACTGGAGGGAAGGAGGGCCACACATTCAACCTGTGGACCATGACCGAGGGGTCGATTCCCGGCATGTCTTCAAGATTCCAGGCGAAGATGTCTTGGTTATTTCTTAGGAAAGTCGTGATTGTCTGGCGTACTGGCCAACTGGCTGTGTGTTGTTCGTTCAGGCTGTGTGTCGTCAAGTCTTACTTCTTCTAGCTCTTCAATCGGCTTTGCTAATGCTCGCTGCTTCCCGATACACATCGTCTGCTGCTGATCCTCCATCTCTAACATGGCGATATAGCATTCTCGTGCTGCTACTTGATTTCCCCGCAGTTCTCCTACCCCATATTACGTCGGGAATTTGATCATTAGGTGGTATGTTGAAGTTACCGCCTTCTAGGAATTGAGagtgggtcgcccgaggatgGCATTGTAGGCGGACGAGCAGTCGACTACGAGAAACGTTATCTCCTTAGTGATCTGCTGAGGATAGTCACCCGCCGTCACAGCTAGCGTTATTGCGCCCAAAGGGAACACCTTTGTACCCCCAAATCCTACGAGTGGGGCGTTTGTTGGGGAAAATCGTTCCTTGTCAATCCTCATCTGTTGGAGTGCTAGATAATACAGGATGTCTGCTGAGCTGCCGTTGTCAACAAGGACCCAATGCATATTATAATCCCCAATCTGCAGGCTGACTACTAGTGTGTCGTCATGAGGATGGTGAAGTCTCCGAGCGTCATCCTCTGAAAAGTTTTTGACGGGGTTATCTATTCGCGGCATCTTTGGTATggatcctatgagttggacgcTATGGACCGTCCTAAGGTAGGTTTTGCGGGCTTTCTTGGAAGATCCGATTGCAGCTGTGCCCCCTACGATCATTCGTATGTCTCCTATGGGTGGTCTAGGGCGCTCGTTCTCCCGTCGTGGGGCCTGTTCCTCCAGTGTATCAGTTCTTTCCCTGCTGACAAACCTCTGTAGCTTCCCCTGCCTGATTAGGGCCTTAATCTGCTGCTTCAGGTCATAGCAGTTAGTTGTGTGTGCCCGTGGTCCCGGTgaaagcgacaatacttgtctCTCAGTCTTTTGTTGGGGTCTCCCTTCAACTTTCCAGGGAAAGTCAATGCTCCttcatctttgatttgcatcAATACTTGGTCGATCAGGGCGGTTAACGGGGTGAAATTGGTGAATCTTCCAGTGGGGGGTCTGGAGCGCTTTTCATCACGTTGATCCCCGATTCTAGTGACCTTTCGCCCCCTATCTTGTCTCGTGTCCTCTTGCCTTTCCCTCTTCTTAGGCTTTTCCTCGCGGGCCAGCAgcgcatcttctgcattcatgtacttggtaGCCCTGTAGAGAACGTCCgtcatggtttttgggtcattCTTGTACAAGGAAAACAAGAACTTACCCTTCCGTAACCCGCTAGTAAACGCGTCTACGAGTATCTTATCGTCAGCTTCATCAATTGAAAGGGCTTCTTTGTTGAAACAAGTTATGTAGGCTCGCAGCGTCTCGTCTTCTCATTGCTTGATGCTCATTAAGCACGCGGTGGTCCTTTTGTATCGATGTCCGCCTATGAAGTGTGAGGTGAACAGGGCGCTCAACTCCTTGAAAGTattgatggagtttggtgtcaaCCTACTGAACCAAACCCTCGCAGGCCCCTTCAGCGTGGTCGGGAACgccctacacatgatctcgtctagtactccttgaaggtgcatcagggtcttgaaggtctctaggtgattgagggggtccttgaccccgtcgtAACTTTCGATCTGAGGCATCCAGAACTTTGGTGGCAGGGGGAATGAGTTGACGGGCGCGGTGAATGGTGAGTCGGTTCTGTTCACTGAATCGTCGAGATCAGAAGATACTCACCCCttgagggcgttcatcatgacctccatctgctccttcatcgcctgcatctctgcgATGATAGGCGAGGGGGGGGGGAAATCCATGAGAGACGGAAGGCTCACGTTTTGCCGCTCCGGTCGGCTTGGGGCGTTGCTGCTCTCTGGTTTCTCCTGCTCCCTTCGCTCGGCACTGTTTCCTTCTTGGTTTTGCTCCTGAAGGTTAGGTCCTGCATCCCTTTGGCATAGCTGCTCCTCCAAATCATGGTTCTGCTTTGTGAGTCGTTCTACTGCTGTCATGAGAGTCTGGACTTGCCTTTCTAACGCAATAGATCTCAATGGCTCGTCTTCTTGAGCGTTGTTGGTGGTAGCCatcgagcgagtgagtaccatgcaactcttatGTCCGGGAGGCGATAATCTGGCTTAAATTCTTcgcgtttcccacagacggcgccaactgatgatgccgtaaaatcaccagtgagctacacgatccACGCTCGCTCAAGCTAACAACCTGTAAGAAGAAATAGGTGATCTCGCCGAGGGCACCGGTGTGGTttcggccaaataccctccaacggtcaagttagaattgttctcaactctagagtgctagagagggtaaattatgcgtaccttaaTTTGTGAGCGTATTgaggcttttatagtagtaggttCACCTTTCCTCCTTGATatggaagtcttttccttataggaatcctcttgagtaatcccaaacgtgatggacaagacatttccttgtagagggGATTATTGCGCGTATCTTCCGGAATACTCTTTGCGCTAGGTTTCTGGTTTCCTTGGAGACCACACGTGCGCGCCAAGAGTATGGAACTGCTCTAGGCCACTGGGCTCTACCGTTGCCTGCCCATGGGCtcggatccgtcaggcccaatgtCGTGAAAGTCCATTGTGCTAAATTTTGCCCTTTCAGCCTCCATGCACAATCCAGATCTGGTGAACCATGAACATGAACCCAGAAAAATCAACCTCCCTCATCGTGACTCAAAGTACAAAGCATTGTTGTCTTCCTTCCGATTTGAAGGAGCGAATTGGGTTAAGAAGCTTGTACAAGAGGATTGGGGCGGCGTCCTTCTAAGATTGATAGATGATTCCACCTTTGGAATTAGACCAAAGAGTGTTTCAAATTAATACTATAGACTATCTGTTAAAGTGTATAATTCAAACCCATTTCTGTGTTCCTTGTTCGTAGATCAAGAACCCTTAGAAACCTCAAAGGCCTCGCTCTCATCAAGTCCACTTTCAACTCTCTCAAGTGGTCTATTTCCAGCGAGACCCATTTCGATTTTGATGCTCTTTCTCAAAAAGCTATGGAATTGCTTCTTAAACTTGACTCTATTCGAGTAAATCATTCGTGggtatttgttattttgttcaAAGTTTGACTGAAGTTAATATGAGCTTGAGTTCTAATGTTAtgtttggttaccaagaaagtttcaaaaaaattgaaaaatttatgcaaacaattttttcctagtttttgcaattgaaaaaacaaattgttttttttttttaatttaaattaaaactaagaaattagaagttttttgtttttgacttttttaaaaattaaattgctaatgtggcattttttaaaagccaaataaattttttaatattattttaatggacaCGTCAGCATTTATTGTGCCAACAGTGTACTCCGTTTGCTACGTAAGATATTTCTACTAAGTGAGTAATAGTAGAGATCAAAATGAAATGGTTTTTTCATTTAGagactaaaaatggtaaaataaaaaattagagacCAAAATAGGAATAGGGTCAAAATGTAAAGACAAAAATGGTATTTCCACCTATAATATATAATCATACTTGACCAATAAGTTTTCAAAGATGCAAGACATACCATGAGCAAGTAGTTGAAATGATCTTATGCTAAGAAAAAGATTCAACGATGGCGAGTGCCAATCACTTGGCCGGCCAAACATGATATATCTAATAGCTTTAATTTCTTCATAAAGCAAGCATATAtagttgtgatttgtgaatccTGTTATTCAACAAATTGAAGTCTCTCCATAGCATTTATGATCAGTTTGGCTTGAGGGGAGAGAGGAGAAGTAGAGTAGAATTAGCCGAAATTAGTCTATATTCAACAAACTTTATTCTACTCCTTTCCACTTCACCTCCCTTCCCCCTCAATCCAAGCGGGCCCTTGGGCTTTAACTTGCACTTTGAAGTCTATTAAGAATTTGgctttttctaaattaaaaaaaaaaatatatatatatatatatatatatatatattctcattagCGTGCATCTTTTCTTTAAACTAGCGATGTAAGTGCGCAATGTGCAAGAGTAGAGACAAAGATTACTGGTGTTTAGTcatctaaaatgacaaaatcatcataaaataaaaggtaaatacaaaaattggcaaaaaaatataatatgataGTATTGTTTCCTTTCATCACCTAAATGATGACGAAATAAAAGACCAAACAAACTAAAGAGACCTAACAATCCCAACAAATTATACATACAGAACACAGaattacataaataaaattcGCTTGGTTCTCTTACGTGGACTatttatatctttaaaaaagcaaccaaaaaaaaaacctaaaatttgttattagcATTATTGGTTCCAAAGATTAGgagttaaataaataatctcTCTTATTATTTTGGAGACTATAAagttgtgtgtgtatatatatatatatatatatatatatctgtgtgtgtgggggggggggggggccagTTAAACAGTAATTATTGAAACCGTGTCAATTAGGCCTGTGGCCCAGCCGAGGACGTAAAACTGTTTAAGGAGACCCATATCAGATTATAAGggtaaccaaatgaaaagaagagTAGATACCCTGGGAGATAAGTTCAGTGTTCGTCCGAgaacaaaatccttctcggcaatatgtgtCCGAGAATGACCTGAATGTCAGGTTGTTGCAAGCACACTTCAGAgctacattaccactaaaggtgggatatgggaccaagggtaagaaagaaaaggtaaacaaatatctataacaacagctgcctccgcattaattgcctctcaaccaactctctggccgcattaatgtggaggtgatgcctgaacagtgatgaagcatcCTTACAGCTGTTGGTtggaggttccagaaggtgttagatgggacagaaagagatcccccgaacccaacctacacgtgtgtgatgaagatgatatcaagagggcagtatataacatgaaagaaggCATTGAGGAAGGGGGATCAAAACTTCAAAACAGAGAGTACTGAGAAGAAAGCCATATGAAATAAAGAACTGAACttgtttcaaatagaaattaatCGTTATATTAGGgctaatccatctataaacgtaaagaaaaatcatttttcttttggagttaacctagttctttaatatccacgctctacaaatttattgtttggccttttaacgttcgaacccaataccaatttgggatcgttacaaattgagtccctacaatatgtatgtatgtatgtgacAGAAAATGAATTAATTGGCACCAAACATAGAGAGAATTAAGactaaattacttttttttatcctgattgtttttcattttagtcctttaagtttaagattttaacaaaattacgTCATTTTTTTCGGtttattcattataaaaaaaaaaaaaaaaaatcaaagtagaTTAATTCAAGGCTTATTTAAATTAGTATTTGTAATCCACTAATTTAATTTACTTAAGCGTTCCAATAAGCTGTTTTATACATGTAGTTCGTGTTCATTAACTTGATTTGAAATTATTCTCACCAATGATAAGAGACGCATACTTATACTTCAAGCTTAAACGTCATAATAACTTTATGGCCTACACTATCATGATTTGAAACTTGCTTAGTGTAAgtttctcaaattttaaaaaaattagtgcAATCAATCATTCTGTGAACACCCATTAGTCTTAGTGTCTAGGTGTTTAACAAGGGATATGATGGGGCAAAATTTGAGTGACATGacatcaaatttaattttagaaaaaaattaaatcacaaaaTCAGGCTTTTAACTTCAACATCCATgtctaggggtggcaaaatcaaTCCAAACTCATTTGTCCATCCAAACCGACCCACTTAAATAagacccaaacccacccaattattaattgggttaaatgggtattaaCCCAATTAAACCCAATTACCATTAATGTTTATTAGGTTTTAATTGGGTACCTAATCAGACCCAATTATAATCCAACTATCATTTCTATAAATCACCCAACTCTAAAATGCCCCAAAAcaactaaaattacaaaaataccccctcaacctaaaaatgaccaaaataacaccTAAACCTTAAAaggaccaaaataccccttaaacctaaaaaaaagaccaaaataccctttaaaccaaaaaaatgaccaaaataccatcaaaacctaaaaattaccaaaataaccccaaaaacctacaaaatgaccaaaatacccctgaaacccaaaaaatgaccaaaatgccccccaaaacttgaaaattaccaaaataccccaaaacctaaaaatgaccaaaatacccccgaaccccgaaaaatgaccaaaatacattcgaaacctaaaaattaccgaaataccctcaaaacacaaaaaatgaccaaaatacccccaaaacctaaaaattaccaaaataaccccaaaacctacaaaatgaccaaaatacccccgaaacccaaaaaatgaccaaaataccccccaaaacctaaaaattaccaaaaatacccccaaaaacccaaaaaaaattaccaaaatactcttgaaacccaaaaaatgaccaaaatacccccgacacccaaaaaatgaccaaaatacctttaaaacctaaaaattaccaaaataaccccaaaacctacaaaatgaccaaaatactcccgaaaccaaaaaaaatgaccaaataccctcaaaacctaaaaattaccaaaataaccccaaaaccgacaaaatgaccaaaatacccccccaaaacctaaaaattacaaaaaataaccccaaaacctaaatattaccaaaaccctaaaaatgacaaaaatacccctgaaacc
This DNA window, taken from Quercus robur chromosome 2, dhQueRobu3.1, whole genome shotgun sequence, encodes the following:
- the LOC126693582 gene encoding uncharacterized protein LOC126693582; translation: MATTNNAQEDEPLRSIALERQVQTLMTAVERLTKQNHDLEEQLCQRDAGPNLQEQNQEGNSAERREQEKPESSNAPSRPERQNNDPKTMTDVLYRATKYMNAEDALLAREEKPKKRERQEDTRQDRGRKVTRIGDQRDEKRSRPPTGRFTNFTPLTALIDQVLMQIKDEGALTFPGKLKGDPNKRLRDKQGKLQRFVSRERTDTLEEQAPRRENERPRPPIGDIRMIVGGTAAIGSSKKARKTYLRTVHSVQLIGSIPKMPRIDNPVKNFSEDDARRLHHPHDDTLVVSLQIGDYNMHWVLVDNGSSADILYYLALQQMRIDKERFSPTNAPLVGFGGTKVFPLGAITLAVTAGDYPQQITKEITFLVVDCSSAYNAILGRPTLNS